The following proteins are co-located in the Telopea speciosissima isolate NSW1024214 ecotype Mountain lineage chromosome 9, Tspe_v1, whole genome shotgun sequence genome:
- the LOC122639713 gene encoding pentatricopeptide repeat-containing protein At1g08070, chloroplastic-like codes for MGYGRLFFDRIPDPNSVLWNAMFKGYAENEFYREVLVLFNQMKSRDVRPSAFTFPFVLKSCGKISALREGKEVHCLVIKSGFQGNPFVGTTLIDMYSGGGAIESAHQVFYEMPDKNVVVWTAVIAGYILVNDIDHARKLFDLTLERDVVLWNTMVSGYIESGDMLRARELFDEMPNRDVMSWNTILVGYVNNEDLKAAEELFEVMPKRNIFSWNGLIGGYARHGRFFDVLVAFKRMLSESDIVPNDTTLVTILSACARLGALDLGKWLHIYAESNGFKGNVYVGNGLIDMYSKCGSIESAIDVFNSMKFKDLITWNSMICGLAMHGRGTDALNAFDCMKSMGEKPDGITFIGVLSACTHMGLVENGFSYFQSMTDEYSIMPQIEHFGCIADLLGRAGLLNQAVDFVRKMPIKADSVTWSALLGACRVHKNVELAELALEHLIELEPNNPANYVMLSNIYGDVGRWEDVAKLKVVAREMGVRKIPGCSSIEVNDSVMEFYSLDERHTCRDEIYEALGGLTELLKSYGDELDLKDLWEENGAS; via the coding sequence ATGGGCTATGGCCGCTTGTTTTTCGATCGAATCCCAGACCCAAATTCGGTGCTCTGGAATGCAATGTTCAAAGGGTACGCAGAGAATGAGTTCTACAGAGAGGTTTTGGTTCTGTTCAATCAGATGAAGAGTAGGGACGTAAGGCCCAGCGCTTTCACGTTCCCTTTTGTTCTCAAATCTTGCGGGAAGATTTCTGCTTTACGAGAAGGTAAGGAGGTGCATTGCCTTGTAATCAAATCTGGGTTTCAGGGGAACCCATTTGTTGGGACTACACTGATTGATATGTATTCGGGTGGAGGAGCAATTGAATCTGCTCATCAAGTGTTCTATGAAATGCCTGATAAGAATGTGGTCGTATGGACCGCAGTCATAGCTGGGTATATTTTGGTTAATGACATCGACCATGCTCGTAAGCTCTTTGATCTGACATTAGAACGTGATGTTGTGCTATGGAATACTATGGTTTCTGGGTACATTGAGTCAGGTGATATGTTAAGGGCTCGGGAGCTCTTCGATGAGATGCCAAACCGTGATGTGATGTCGTGGAACACTATTTTGGTTGGATATGTGAACAATGAGGACCTCAAAGCCGCTGAGGAGTTGTTTGAAGTTATGCCAAAGAGGAATATCTTCTCTTGGAATGGACTAATTGGGGGATATGCACGTCATGGTCGGTTCTTTGATGTTTTGGTTGCATTCAAGAGGATGTTATCTGAGTCTGATATTGTTCCTAACGATACAACGCTTGTGACGATCTTGTCTGCTTGTGCTAGATTAGGAGCACTTGATCTGGGTAAATGGCTTCACATTTATGCTGAGAGCAATGGGTTTAAGGGGAATGTATATGTAGGAAATGGATTGATTGACATGTATTCAAAATGTGGGAGCATTGAAAGTGCGATTGATGTCTTCAACAGCATGAAATTTAAAGATTTGATAACTTGGAATAGCATGATTTGTGGGTTGGCTATGCATGGGCGAGGGACTGATGCCTTGAATGCCTTTGATTGCATGAAGAGTATGGGAGAAAAACCGGACGGAATCACCTTCATTGGAGTGCTGTCTGCCTGCACTCATATGGGCTTGGTTGAGAATGGCTTTTCTTATTTCCAATCAATGACTGATGAGTATTCTATCATGCCTCAAATTGAGCATTTCGGTTGCATTGCTGATCTTTTAGGCAGGGCTGGTTTGCTGAACCAAGCTGTAGATTTTGTGAGAAAGATGCCTATAAAAGCAGATAGTGTTACCTGGAGTGCCTTACTTGGAGCTTGTCGGGTTCACAAAAATGTCGAATTGGCTGAGCTTGCTCTTGAACATCTTATCGAGCTTGAGCCAAATAATCCTGCAAATTACGTTATGCTTTCAAATATTTATGGAGATGTTGGGAGATGGGAAGATGTAGCAAAATTGAAAGTTGTTGCAAGGGAGATGGGGGTAAGAAAAATTCCTGGGTGTAGTTCAATTGAGGTGAATGATAGTGTTATGGAGTTCTACTCATTAGATGAGAGGCATACTTGCAGAGATGAGATTTACGAGGCATTGGGAGGATTAACTGAGCTGTTGAAATCTTATGGGGATGAACTCGATCTCAAGGATCTTTgggaagaaaatggagcaagTTAG